AGTGACGCTGACAACAGATATTATTGTTGGCTATCCAAATGAAACAGAGGAGCAGTTTGAGGAAACGCTTTCCTTATACCGTGAAGTTGGCTTTGAATCAGCCTTTACGTACATTTATTCTCCTCGTGAGGGTACACCTGCTGCAAAAATGGTGGATAATGTACCTGAGGAAGTAAAAAAACAGCGTCTTCAACGATTAAATGAGGTTGTAGCGGAATATTCTCGTAAATCATTAGAGGGCTTGAAGGGTCAGATAGTAGAAGTATTGGTCGAAGGGACAAGTAAAAGACGCGAGGATGTACTAGCTGGCTATACGCGTAAAAATCGTCTTGTCAACTTTAAAGCACCAGCGCATTTAATTGGACAATTAGTAAATGTAAAAATAATTGAGGCTTCCTCGTATTCATTAAGTGGTGAATTTGTTGAAGTCGTAAAAAATGAAAAGGTGGAAATATAAATGACACAAATTTTATATACAAAAGATGATTTAATTAAGAAATCTCATGAAATTGCACATATGATTGCCAATACGCCAGAAGTTGAATTTTTCAAAAAGGCAGAAGCACAAATAAATGAAAACCAGCATGTACGTGAGCGTATTGCAAGCTTAAAGAGCTTACAAAAGCAAGCTGTTAACTTCCAGCACTTGGGAAAAGAAAAAGCGCTGAAATTGATTGAAGATAAAATTGCAAAAATTGAAGAAGAAATTAATGCGATTCCAGTTGTTCAGCAATTTAAGGAATCTCAAGGCGATGTTAACGATTTACTACAATTAGTTTCAAACACAATCGCTAACAATGTGACAAATGAGATTATACGTTCAACAGGCGGCGACGTACTACGCGGAGAAACAGGCTCATATGTAGCTAACACAAAGCCAGGCAGCTGCTCATAAATATAATTATCCAGAAATGCACAAGCTTAATATCGGTATATCATAGCTCGAATGATTTTATTCGGGCTATTTTTTATTTTTATTCAGCAGATTACTTCCACCTCTATAGGCGGCGAGTTGAATGCGGTTTTTTCCTATTCAGTGAACGTACAAACGCCCGCTGAATCAAGATAACGCCCCTGGCAGATGTCACGGATTTTGAAGAGGAGTTTTCGAGCGAGCTCGAAAAAAATCTGGACGCAATTACGCTGGGGCGTCATTGATGCTTTCTTTCTATGGCAATCCCGTAAATCCCCAATCTTCAAGTCATTTAGATAAAATTCTATGAAAAGGAATGTTATGCCGAGGCATAATTGATTTCTATAAAAATATATGTTCACCCAATGGGCGCTACCTGCATATGATGGAGTGAAAAGAGTCGAAGGAGGAATTGCGCTGAAACGTTTACGACATATCGTGACGAGAGCAGTAGTTGCCAAAGGGAAGAAGAAAACGGAAGAACGTGTAACATTAAGTCCATCAAATAAACCGACAAGTATTCTTGGATGCTGGGTTATTAACCATACTTGCTCCGCAAAAAAAGTCGGTAAATTTGTAGAAGTATCAGGGAAATTTGATGTTAATGTATGGTATGCCTATAGTAATCATTCGAAAACAGCAGTGTTTTCTGAAACGGTTCACTATAAAGACAAAGTGAAGCTTCATTTTAGAGATGGCGATGTAAGTGCTGGTGATGATGTTCGTGTACGTGTTATTCAAGAGCCAAATTGCATAGAGGCTATCATCTCTCCATGCGGCACGAAATTTGAAATCGTTGTTGAGCGTGAAGTAGTTGTAGAGGTTATGGGAGAAACGACAATTTGTATTAGTGTACATCCACTAGATTTTGAAGAAGAATGGAACTTTAATGATGAGAGTTCATCCTCATCTTCCTCTAGCTCCAGTTCCAGCTCATCGTCTAGCTCGAGTGGAGAAGGAAGGTATGTTTTAGAGTCCTCATCGTTTCCTGATGAAAGACCAAGATAATATTCAAAACGATAAGTTATTGATACATGCGAAACGCTAACATCTTATAAAAGATGAATGAAGCGTTTCGCATGTATCTTTTGTTATAATAAAAATATCTATATGGCAAGAGCGAGGGAAATTTTATTATGACTACATATACACCAATGATGCAACAATATTTGCAGGTAAAAGAAGATTACAAGGATGCCTTTTTATTTTTTAGATTAGGTGATTTTTATGAGATGTTTTTTGAGGATGCGATTAATGCCTCACAACTGTTGGAAATAACATTAACAAGCCGAGATGCAGGTGCAAAAGAACGTATCCCGATGTGCGGTGTTCCGCATCATTCAGCGAAAAATTATATTGAAACACTGGTGCAAAAGGGGTACAAGGTTGCTATTTGTGAGCAAACAGAAGATCCAAAGCAAGCAAAAGGTGTAGTGAAGCGAGAAGTTGTGCAGCTTATTACACCAGGAACGATAATGGAGGGTAAATCCCTAGAAGGAAAATCCAATCATTTTATTGGTGCAGCTGAGCAGCTTGATGATACGACGTTTGGTTATGCCTATTTAGATCTCTCTACTGGTGAAGCAGTCGTCTCCTCCATCGAGGGAGATGGTCGGGCACTTTTACTACAAATGCAGGCATATGGAGTGCGTGAACTGATTGTGACGGAAAGTTTACAGCTTTTATTGGCGGAGCATGCAGTCAATGCTGGAATCGTACTATCTGTTGAAACTGATGAAATGACAATGGATAAAGCTACAAACTATTTACAAGCTGTACCAAGTGAATTACAAGTTGCATGCTTACGTTTGCTGGCTTATATCGATAAAACTCAAATGCGTTCATTATCACATATTCAAGCATTTACCTATAATGAAATGAAAAATTACTTACGCATTGATTCTAGTTCAAAGCGTAATTTAGAGCTTATTCAATCAATACGAGGTGGCGATCAAAAAGGTACACTCTTATGGTTATTAGATGATACGGTAACAGCCATGGGTGGGCGAAAGCTTAAGCAATGGTTACATCAGCCCCTTGCCACACGTTCAGCCATAGAGGCTAGACAGGACATTGTGTCAGTCTTATTAGAAGAATATTTTGTTCGAACAGAGCTACAGGCTTCCTTAAAGCAAGTATATGATTTAGAGCGTTTAGCGGGGCGTGTTGCTTTTGGAAATGTAGGGGGACGTGACTTAGCACAGCTTCGTGATTCGTTACGTCAGGTACCGATTATTCAGCAACAATTGCTAAGTGCCAATAAAGAAACCCTACAAAAACTTGGCGCTGCACTGGATACATGCGCAGATGTAGAGACATTGTTAGCTCATGCGATTACAGATAACCCACCGATTACAATTAAAGAGGGTGACGTCATTCGTGACGGCTATGATGAACGCTTGGATGAGCTACGTTTTGCTTCACGAAATGGCAAGGATTGGATTGCGCAGCTAGAGCAAGAGGAGCGAGCGAAAACAGGTATTAAAAACTTAAAAATCGGCTATAACCGAATTTTTGGTTATTATATCGAAATAACAAAATCAAATATTCATCTAGCTGATTTAACACGCTATGAACGCAAGCAAACTTTAGCGAATGCAGAACGATATATTACGCAGGAGTTAAAGGAAAAAGAAGCATTAATTTTAAACGCAGAAGAAGAAAGTCTAACATTAGAGTATAACTTGTTCGTGGAAATTCGTGATCAATTAAAGGCATTTATTCCACGGGTACAAGCACTGGCAGCAAGCATTAGTGAGATAGATGTGTTAGTCAGTTTTGCGAGTGTTTCTGAGAAATATCGCTTTACAAAGCCTGAATTCCACGGTGGTCGCTCCTTAGAAATTATAGAAGGGCGTCATCCTGTAGTAGAGAAAATGCTCAACAAGCAAATGTATGTGCCTAATGATTGTGTGCTTGAGGAAAATAATAATATGATGCTCATTACAGGTCCGAATATGTCTGGTAAAAGCACCTATATGCGTCAAGTTGCACTGATTGTCGTTATGGCGCAAATGGGCTGCTATGTGCCTGCTGAAAGAGCGAGATTGCCTATTACAGATCAGATTTTTACACGCATTGGGGCAGCGGATGATTTAGCAGCAGGGCAATCAACGTTTATGGTAGAGATGCTAGAATCTCAACATGCCATTATGCATGCTACGAAAAATAGTTTAATGCTGTTTGATGAAATTGGGCGAGGTACTTCCACTTATGATGGTATGAGCCTTGCGCAATCCATGATGGAGTATATCCATGATAAAATTGGAGCAAATACGCTGTTCTCTACTCATTATCATGAATTAACAGCACTTGAGAAGGAACTTACACGTCTACAAAATGTTCATGTTTCAGCTACTGAAAAAAGTGGAACAGTTGTCTTTTTACACAAGGTCAAAAAGGGGGCAGCTGATAAATCGTATGGTATTCATGTAGCACAGCTTGCTCAATTACCAGAGGAAATTTTATCGAGGGCACGTGTGCTGCTTGAAAACTTTGAGGCCGGGAAGGAAATAACTACCCCTCAGGAAATTAACGAACAGCCCGTTCAAATGACGCTATTCTCAGAGGAGGAACCAATTTCATCTGCCGAAGCAGAGGTGCTAAAAAATTTAGAAAAAGTAAATATTCTAGGCACTTCACCCATGCAGGCAATGAATATTTTATATGAGCTACAGCAGCAGCTAGTAAATGCTAAAAAATAAAGGAGTGATGCGCAATGGGAAAAATACAAATTATGGACGAATGGCTGTCCAATAAAATCGCTGCCGGGGAAGTAGTTGAAAGACCAGCCTCTGTTGTGAAAGAGCTTGTGGAAAATGCCATAGATGCAGGTAGTACGTCCATCGATGTTTTTTTACTAGAAGCGGGTCTCACTTCAATTCAGGTTATTGATAATGGAAGTGGAATGGATGAAGAGGATGCATTGATATCATACTCTCGGCATGCGACAAGTAAAATCCATCAAGAGCATGATTTATTCCGCATTCGAACACTGGGCTTTCGAGGTGAAGCATTAGCCTCGATAGCTTCAGTTTCTAAAATGACACTTATTACATCTAATGGAGAATCAGGTACGTATTTAGAGCTAGAGGGTGGGCATGTGGTGACAAATAAGCCTGGTCCACTGAGAAAAGGAACAGATATAACGGTGGCACAGTTATTTTTCAATACACCTGCACGTTTAAAATATATGAAAACGATACAAACCGAGCTTGGACATACAATCGATTTGATGAACCGTCTTGCGCTTGGCAATCCACAAATTGCGTTCAGATTGCTACATAATGGTCAGCAATTGCTACAAACAAATGGACGAGGTGATGTGCAGCAAGTATTAGCGGCAATTTACGGTGTGCATAATGCCAAGAAAATGGTGCCTTTTGAGGGAGAATCGCATGATTATAAAGTTACAGGCTTCGTATCCTTACCTGAAGTGACACGTGCTTCGAAAAATTATATGTCCCTCTTTGTCAATGGTCGTTGGGTCAAGCATTATTTAGTGCAAAAAGCGATTGTCGATGCTTACCATACGTATTTACCAATTGAGCGTTTCCCTATAGTGGCTCTCTTTATAGAGGGTGACCCCTACTTAACAGACGTCAATGTTCATCCTGCCAAACATCAAATCCGTTTAAGTAAGGAACCAGAGCTCCTTAAACTTATTGAGGAAACCATTCGGGAAACTATACGACATGTTATCAGAGTGCCACAAATGGAAAAGAAGGAAAAGGTTGTGAAGTCTACAGCAGAGCAGTTAAATATCTGGAAGCCAGCTCCGAAGCTAGATGTGGAGAAAATGAATGCCATTGTAGAAAAGCTATATGATGTGCAAACCGTTCAGGAATCAAGCATGCTAGAGCCAATAAAATCATTACAAGAATCATCCCCTACTCCTGTTGAAGATAGCTTTGAACATACACAGCCAATCGAGGAAAAATCAATTCAAAATGTGGTAGATGAGGAAGTAAAGCAATATTCAATGGAAAAGTCTACAAAAGAACCATTTCCTGCACTAGAAGTAGTGGGTCAAATTCATGGCACATATATTGTTGCACAGATGGAGGATGGCTTTTATTTAATTGATCAGCATGCAGCTCAGGAACGTATTAAATATGAATTTTTCCGAGAAAAGGTGGGTATGGTGAACCCAAATGAACGTCAGGCTTTACTGCTACCATTAACCTTCCACTATGCCGCTGACGAGGCACTCTTATTAAGAGAGAACAAACAAGAATTAGAGGCTGTAGGGGTGTTTTTAGAGGAATTTGGACAGTCATCATTTGTCGTAAGGGAGCATCCTAGCTGGTTTCCTAAAGGAGAAGAACAGGAAATTATTGAAGATTTAATTGAACAGGTACTCACCACGAAAAAGGCAGACGTTAAGAAATTACGGGAGGCAGCGGCAATTATGATGAGCTGTAAAAAATCAATCAAGGCCAATCATTTTTTAACAAGGGAGCAAATGGTAACGCTATTGAATGATCTACGAAATGCTGATAATCCATTTACATGCCCACACGGACGTCCAGTACTCATTCATTTTACGACTTATGAAGTGGAAAAATTGTTTAAACGGGTTATGTAGAACTGTATTAAAGGGGGAGAATGAATGGGTGAATTTATTTTAGCTATAGATCAGGGCACTACGAGCACAAGAGCAATTTTGTTTAATAAAAAGGGCAAAATTGTCCATGTAGCTCAAAAGGAATTCCAACAATACTTTCCCAGGGCTGGTTGGGTAGAGCATAATGCCAATGAAATTTGGGGCTCTATCCTAGCTGTGATAGCAGCCGTATTAACGGAAAGTGGGCATGAGGCCAGTGAAGTACATGCCATTGGGATTACTAATCAACGTGAAACAACTGTTGTTTGGGATAAACATACAGGTCAGCCTGTTTACAATGCCATTGTCTGGCAGTCTAGGCAAACGCAGGACATTGTGAATGACTTAAAGGATCAAGAAGGCCTAGAGGAACTCCTTGAGCAAAAAACAGGTTTACGTTTAGATGCCTATTTTTCTGCAACAAAAATTAAATGGATTTTAGATCATGTTGATGGCGCACGAACGATGGCAGAAAACGGAGATTTATTATTTGGTACGATTGATTCTTGGATTGTTTGGCGATTATCAAAAGGAAAGGCACATATAACAGATTATTCAAATGCCGCGCGCACTTTACTTTACAATATCCATGACTTGAAGTGGGATGAAGAGCTTTGCAAATTGTTAGATATTCCAATGTCCATGCTGCCAAGTGTAAAAAATTCCTCTGAGATTTATACACATACAGCACCTAGTATTTTCTTTGGTGAGGAAATCCCGATTGCAGGGATAGCAGGGGATCAGCAGGCAGCGCTTTTTGGTCAAACATGCTTTTCTAAGGGAATGGCTAAAAATACGTATGGCACAGGCTGTTTTATGCTATTAAATACAGGTGAGCAGGCGGTTAAATCAGAGAATGGTTTATTAACAACCATTGCATGGGGAATCGATGGTCAAGTGACGTATGCATTAGAAGGAAGTGTATTTGTTGCAGGCTCAGCGATACAGTGGCTACGAGACGGTTTGCGAATGATTCGCTCAGCCGAGGATTCTGAGACCTATGCGAGTAAGGTGGAAAACACGGATGGTGTGTATGTTGTACCTGCATTCGTAGGTTTAGGGACCCCTTACTGGGATACCGATGCAAGAGGAGCCGTTTTTGGCCTAACACGAGGAACCTCCAAGGAGCACTTTATTCGTGCAACACTGGAATCACTTGCTTATCAGACAAAAGATGTGCTTGATGCAATGGAGCAAGATGCGGGTACGCCTATTGAGTTGCTACGAGTAGATGGTGGAGCAGTAAGTAATAAATTTTTAATGCAGTTCCAAAGTGATATTTTGCAGTTAAGGGTGGAGCTAGCTAAGCTTAATGAATCTACTGCACTTGGAGCAGCCTATTTAGCAGGGCTTGCGACAAATTTTTGGCCAAATCAAGAGGCATTATCTGCATTATGGATGCATGGTCAAACGTATCAGCCGAAAATGAATGCAGAAGCGGGAGAAGCTCTTTATGATGGCTGGAAAAGAGCTGTAGCGGCTACAAGAATATTTAAATCATAGCTGATGGGGGAATAAGATATGTTTTCATTTGAGCATCGTCCTAAAATTATGCATTTTTTAGAACAATATAGCTTTGACGTCTTAATCATTGGTGGCGGTATTACAGGTGCAGGTATCGCACTCGATGCTGCATCTAGAGGGCTGTCAGTTGCTTTGATTGAGATGCAGGATTTTTCTGCTGGCACCTCAAGTCGCTCTACAAAGCTTATTCATGGGGGACTTCGATATTTAAAGCAATTTGATGTAAGCGTAGTGGCTGAGGTTGGGCGTGAACGGGAAATTGTATACGATAACGCCGTACATGTGACAACACCTGAAAAGATGCTTCTACCATTATATAAAAAAGGCTCACTTGGTCCTTTAACTACATCATTAGCTTTGAAGGTCTATGATCGCTTAGCAGGTGTCAAGAAGAATGAGCGTAGAACAATGCTAAGTGCACAGGAAACTTCAGCACTTGAGCCTTTACTCAATCAAGATGAGCTGGTCGGTGGAGGCTATTATGTTGAATATCGGACAGATGATGCACGTCTTACCATTGAGGTTCTGAAAAAAGCAGTGGAATATGGAGCATTATGCATTAATTATGCCGAGATGACAGAATTTTTATATCATAAGAAAAAGCTTGTAGGTGTGCAAGTTAAGGATCATATAACAGGAAAAACGATAGAAGTGCATGCTGCGCAAATTGTCAATGCAACAGGACCATGGGTGGATGCAGTCCGTCAAAAGGATAAAGTGGCAGACAAAAAGCAATTACGACTCACGAAAGGGGTCCATATTGTTCTAGATCAAAAGGATTTCCCGTTAAAGCAAGCGGTGTACTTCGATATCATGGATGGTCGCATGGCCTTTGCTATTCCACGCGATGGCAAAACCTATGTAGGTACTACCGATACAGAATACGAAGGGGACATAGCACATCCTTTTGCGACACAAGAGGATGTTGATTATTTAATTGCTGCGGCAAAAACTGTTTTTCCAACAGCGAAAATCTCAAGAGAAACAATTGAATCTTCCTGGGCTGGCATACGTCCACTTATTTTTGAAAAAGGAAAGAATCCGTCTGAAATCTCTCGAAAGGATGAAATATGGACGGCTCCAAGTGGACTCATGACAATTGCTGGTGGAAAATTAACAGGCTATCGTCAAATGGCAGAAACAATTGTAGATAAAATTGTCAAAACACATAAATATAAGCATGCAAGTCCATGTATAACACGTGAGTTATCACTTTCTGGTGCAAAGGGCATCAATGCGGTTAATTTCCCCGATTATACAGCCTATAAAGCAAGAGAAGGCGTTCAGTACGGGCTAAACTATGATGAAGCAAAAATGCTTGTTCAAAAATATGGCACAAATGTCGATGCATTGTTTGATCAGGTGAAATATTTACATGAGCATGGTAGTACGATGCCACTTGCTCTCCATGCAATGCTGCTCTATGGTATTGAGGCAGAGATGGTATACACCCCAAGTGACTTCTTTATTCGTCGTACAGGCTTGTTATACTTTGATATCGATGCTGTTAAACGTTATAAACAACAGGTTATTCAAGTGATGCAGCAACGCTTACATTATACAGAGCCACAAAAAAACATGTATATTGCTCATCTAGAGCAGGCCATTTTAGATGCAACAAATTTTGTGGAAGAGGGAGTGTAGGGAAATGGAACGTTACATTGAAATGTCAGACGGCCATTTTGTCTTTACGCGTACATTACAGCCGTCAAGTACATGTATTGGCCATATTCATATTTTACACGGCATGGCGGAGCATAGTGGGCGCTATATAAAGTTTGCTAGCGCACTAACGACAGCAGGGTATGCAGTGACTATGCATGATCATCGAGGGCATGGCGAAACGGCAGGCTATAATGGTACATTAGGGTTTTTTGCTGAACAAAATGGGTTTGATCGAGTCGTAGAGGATGTTCATGAGGTAGTTACAGCATTACATGAACAGTTTGCAGATGTCCCTTTCATACTATTTGGACATAGTATGGGATCGTTTATTACGAGAAGATATATACAACTGTACAGCCGCCATGTTGATAGGGTAATTCTTTGTGGAACAGGGCATGTGACAACCTTGCATGCGATGGGAAATATGGTAGCGAGAGCCTTAGCGAAGCAGCTTGGAAAAGAGACAGAAAGCAAGCTATTAAATAAGCTGAGCTTTGGAAGCTTTAATAAGCAATTTCCCAATTCGAAGACGGCGTATGATTGGTTATGCTCTGTTGAAAACGAGGTACAAAAATATATAGATGATCCATATTGTGGCTTTATCCCAACAAATCAATTTTTTGTAGATTTGACAACAGGTTTTATGACCTTAAATCGAAAAAATGAAATGGCAAAAGTAAGAAAAGATCTTCCTATTCTTTTGATCAGTGGTAGTAAGGATCCAGTAGGAGATCAAGGGCAGGGTATTTATGCTGTTGCTGAGCAATTCGCTGTGGCAGGCTTGCAGAATGTGACAGTCTATTTATTTGAGGATAAGCGCCATGAAATTTTAAACGAGGATAACCAAGAGGCAGTCTATCAAGTTTTATTACGGTGGTTAGAAAAAAATGATACAAGATAAAATAAGACAGGCAGAGGTCATCGCAATTGTTGGCCCAACTGCTTCAGGTAAAACAGCATTAAGTATTAAGCTAGCCAAAAAATATAATGGTGAAATTATAAACGGTGACTCCATGCAGGTCTATCGAGGCTTAGATATTGGTACGGCTAAAATTACCGAGGAAGAGATGGAGGGTGTACCACATCATTTACTTAGCTTTAAGGAGCCAACGGAGGCTTTTTCAGTAGCAGACTATCAAAGAATGGTACGAACGAAAATTGCAGAAATTCGAGCACGGGAGAAGCTACCTATTATAGTAGGGGGCTCTGGTTTATATGTGCAGGCAGTGCTCTATGATTTTCAATTTACAGAGGAGCAGGTAGATGAGGTGGCACGGAAGGCTTATTATGAAGAGCTGGAAAAATTAGGCCCTGAGGCAATGCATGCGAAGCTAGAGAAGCTTGACCCACAAACTGCAGAGTCCATCCATCCCAATAATACGCGCCGTGTGATACGAGCATTAGAGATGATTGAGCTAAGTGGTGTTTCTAAGGCTTCCGAGGCACATAATCGTGGAGAGATCCCTCTCTATAACCACGTTGTTTTAGGGCTTGGTCAACATATGTCTCGAGAAGAGCTATATGATCGAATTAACCATCGTGTTGATGTGATGATGGACAACGGTTTATTAGAGGAAGTAAAGGGGTTATGGCAGCAAAATATTCGAGGTGTACAATCCATTCAAGCGATTGGTTATAAGGAATTGTATGATTATTTGGATGGTAAATGCTCACTTGATGAAGCACTTGAAAGCTTAAAACAAAATTCTCGTCGCTATGCCAAAAGACAATTAACCTATTTCCGTAATAAGATGGATATCTATTTTATTTCAAATGGTGAACAAATTTAAAACTTCCACATTAGAATGCATAATTTCTAAAAATTACTAATTGCTAAAATGGTAGAACATGCTACTATAGGAATGAAGAGGTAGAAAGAGAGTAGGGAGGTATTTTTGATGAAGTCAATTAATTTGCAAGATACGTTCTTGAACCATCTACGTAAAAACAGTGTATTTGTAACTGTGTTTCTTTTAAACGGCTTTCAATTAAAAGGAACTGTAAAATCCTATGATAATTTTACAGTGTTGTTAATTGATGCCGAAAGTAAGCAGCACCTTATTTACAAACACGCTATTTCTACATTCGTTCCTGTAAAGCAAGTAGATTTTTTAGAAACAGAGCAATAAAAGCGTGTAAATATGATATGAAAACAGTTAGTGTTCATGACACTAGCTGTTTTTTTGCCTTCGAGCTATAATATAATAGGAAATTGATATTTTGGAGGACAAACTTTTATGAAATCAATGGATACAACGCAATTATTAGAACTATTAGACGCTAATGAAGATCTTTACATTATAGATGTTCGTGAGGATGATGAGGTAGCTCAAGGTATGATTCCTGGTGCTCAGCATATAGCGCTTGGAACAATTCCAGAACGCCTAGAGGAATTAGATGAGACGAAACCATATATTATTGTTTGCAAGGCTGGCGGTCGTTCAGCAAATGCTTGCTCATATCTAGAAGCTCAAGGCTTTGATGTAACAAACCTTGAAGGTGGTATGCTTGCCTATGATGGCGAGTTAGAGTTTAAATAACATTGATTTTGAAGCCTTCGCTTTAGTATGCGGAGGCTTTTTTTTGTCGAATACAAGTAGGAATTTATGTTTTGATGGGGGAGTGCTGAATTGAGGGGAATATGTGCAGAATTGATTAGTATTTATGCTAGATAGAAGGCCACTTGTGCTTGATAGCAAGAGAAAAACACTCGATTGAACACAATTCATTCTAGCTGATATGATAGATACAAGAAAGGTGTGATAAATTGCAAACAACCCAACCAAAAAAGCCCCACAAACTGTTAAAGCTTGAAGCGATATTACGCAGACTGCAGAAAACATCCCTAAATTATCCGTATTTTCAAGAGTTACATCGAAAATTGA
This genomic stretch from Lysinibacillus pakistanensis harbors:
- a CDS encoding alpha/beta fold hydrolase encodes the protein MERYIEMSDGHFVFTRTLQPSSTCIGHIHILHGMAEHSGRYIKFASALTTAGYAVTMHDHRGHGETAGYNGTLGFFAEQNGFDRVVEDVHEVVTALHEQFADVPFILFGHSMGSFITRRYIQLYSRHVDRVILCGTGHVTTLHAMGNMVARALAKQLGKETESKLLNKLSFGSFNKQFPNSKTAYDWLCSVENEVQKYIDDPYCGFIPTNQFFVDLTTGFMTLNRKNEMAKVRKDLPILLISGSKDPVGDQGQGIYAVAEQFAVAGLQNVTVYLFEDKRHEILNEDNQEAVYQVLLRWLEKNDTR
- the miaA gene encoding tRNA (adenosine(37)-N6)-dimethylallyltransferase MiaA codes for the protein MIQDKIRQAEVIAIVGPTASGKTALSIKLAKKYNGEIINGDSMQVYRGLDIGTAKITEEEMEGVPHHLLSFKEPTEAFSVADYQRMVRTKIAEIRAREKLPIIVGGSGLYVQAVLYDFQFTEEQVDEVARKAYYEELEKLGPEAMHAKLEKLDPQTAESIHPNNTRRVIRALEMIELSGVSKASEAHNRGEIPLYNHVVLGLGQHMSREELYDRINHRVDVMMDNGLLEEVKGLWQQNIRGVQSIQAIGYKELYDYLDGKCSLDEALESLKQNSRRYAKRQLTYFRNKMDIYFISNGEQI
- the hfq gene encoding RNA chaperone Hfq translates to MKSINLQDTFLNHLRKNSVFVTVFLLNGFQLKGTVKSYDNFTVLLIDAESKQHLIYKHAISTFVPVKQVDFLETEQ
- a CDS encoding rhodanese-like domain-containing protein, with amino-acid sequence MKSMDTTQLLELLDANEDLYIIDVREDDEVAQGMIPGAQHIALGTIPERLEELDETKPYIIVCKAGGRSANACSYLEAQGFDVTNLEGGMLAYDGELEFK